From the genome of Nicotiana sylvestris chromosome 1, ASM39365v2, whole genome shotgun sequence:
AAGACCTCAgcaagcgattcaagtcaatagagttcaggtacattccttgTTGTCACAACGAATTAGCCGACGCACTTGCTACTTTAGCCTCAATGTTGCCGTATCCAGGCAATGCTCACATAGATCCCTTGGAAATTCAAATccgggaaaggcatggttattgtaatacaattgaagcagcaccaaatacccaaccatggtaccatgacatcaaaaaGTTTCTGAAAactcaagaataccccgagcaagccagtggagaccaaaagagaaccattagacggaacacgagtggtttctttttgagtggggATGTCTTGTATAAGAGAAATccggacctcaatttgttaagatgtgttgacgcagaagaggctggaagaatcatatatgaggtacacgcgggagtatgcgggccccacatgaatgggtgtgttttagcaaagaaaatccttcgagcgggttattactgcatgaccatggaaaaggactgttttagtttcattcggaagtgtcatcagtgtcaggtgcatggtgatttgattcatgcacctcccacagaactgcatcccatgtctacaccttggccatttgttgcctggggcatggatgtcattgggccaatcgagccaaaagcctcaaatggacacagattcatactagtttccattgactactttacaaaatcggttgaagcaatcactctcaagtctgtcaccaagaaagctgtggtagatttcgtgcactccaatcttatctgccgttttggcattcctgtaactattatcacagacaatgctgcaaacttgaatagtcatttgatgggggagatatgtgagcaattcaagataatgcaccggaactctactccttatcggcctaaaGGCAATGGTgccgttgaagcagcaaacaaaaacatcaaaaagattttgagaaagatgattcaaagttccaggcagtggcatgaaaagttgtcatttacattgttgggatatcgcactactgtgcgcacatcaattggagccaccccgtatcttttggtttatggaacggaagccgtaatacccgccgaggttgaaatcccctctctccgaatcattgttgaagccgaaattgaagatagtgagtgggttaaaacccatCTGGAACAATTaaccttgatcgatgaaaagcgaatggttgcggtctgccacgggcagttgtaccaacaaagaatggctcgtgcctataacaagaaagtgcggcctagaagttttgaagtggggaaactcgttttaaggcgtattcttccccatcaccaggaagcaaaaggaaattcgctcctaattggaagggcccatacgtcatcagaaagatattgccaagaggagcattgtatctgggcgatatcgaaggaaatgatcctgaagcagatgtaaatgcagatgcagtcaaaaggtactatgtttatTCTTTCTGTAACAACAACATTGTTCGATTGGgaggacgaaggctttcattctcgttacccaaacactatctaccctttgcaaacccatttgtgccggttactcttctttgattgccctctttggaacttgaaagtgttattgaaaaaaaaaaagaaatgaaaaaaagaagaagatgttttcctgaactatgttcgacttgattccgaaaggatacgtaggcagcctctctatggggttcagtcacaccaaaataaaaatccaaattctctcaaaagtgaaactggggcagatgttgtaatGGTCCTGCGATAATCCCACTTGAATGGTtacaaagttgtaattcgatccaaattatttttacccaaatcctttcaagtccttccaatcaatcggtgagaatgttcaaggatcagagaatacagctacttggatccgatgcaataaaatgagagaaataaaatgagagagtcttattggtgaaaacccacacgggcaccataaggcgacggtaagcagaaaaattgaaaataagAGAGCttggttagtgaaaactcgtaaagagtactatcaggcgacggtgagaagagaaatgagagaggtcgattggcgaaaacccgcaaagggcaccgTCGATCGAAAAGAAGACACCCCCCACCACTGAAAGAGTCCTGGCCAGGTTTCTCGATTTGGAGATGTGGTTCACAATGAGTTGGATAGTTGTGCatatcgggtatccagtccaagaagcatgccatgtctattgaagtctgcatgcaccccagataagtccttctttcccccCCAAAAGGGACGTttctccttaaattcattttttcttgtcctttctttactttttcttgaatccttttcggtctaactctgttccgaaactaatacaaagaaaaggttgcaagattggttttacatggttttgtttaataaaagccaagtccaaagaaaagtacccaaCCTCagtgggtgcatcaagtcgatcccaacTGGCCATGATAGTCGATGCTCTGAAATCagagttattgaaaatgaaaagaaatccaaagtcaaaagcCCCTAGAAGCAGATTAAAATGAAAGGGCCAAAGCCCTATACGGGTGAGCCGTCATGATAAATTTTGaaaagttgagttcctcggtttTAGGAGAGAGACCAATCTTTAAGAAAAGCCACCAAGCGGCAGAGGTTCTCgccaaaagagttgggccgagatcaagtgataaAAAACAATAAAGGCCACAAAAtcgaccaccgtttcaaactaacaattgttctttgtttgaaaattgaaacaggtgcaatccaaagcaacaatgcaagaagcaggtgtaaccaaaatggaaaaagaaatgtGCAAGCGCTAGAAATAGCTTAGCaacaataatcaacccaaaagggaagtctcctccaaattctttcctgcattttttttctaaaaaatgaattgaaagaaaatagataagaagaaaaaaaggtagtttagaagccccaaaatcaatcttttacctttttgccaacattagggctccaatccctgagttgagattttagacatagggtcttcgttccctagtcgcattttgctaacattagggctccaatccctgagttgagatttttagacatagggcctccgttccctagtcgcattttgccaacattagggctccaatccctgagttgagatttttagacatagggcctccgttccctagtcgcattttgccaacattagggctccaatccctgagttgagatttttagacataggggctccattctctagtcgccttttgccaacattagggcctcaatccctaagttgagattttagacataggtccaccattccctagtcgtctttattgccagcattagggctccaatccttgagttgagattttttagacatagggactccattccctagtcgccttttgccaacattaggactccaatccctaagttgagattttttagacatagggcctccatcccctagtcgccttttgccaacgttagggctccaatccttaagttaagattttagacataggacctccattccctagtcgtctttagtgccaacattagggctccaatccctgagttgagatttttagacatagggccttcattccctagtcgtcttttaccaacattagggctccaatccctgagttgagatttttagacatagggcctccattccctagtcgcattttttgccaacattagggctccaatccctaagttgagatttttagatatagggcctccattccctagttgcctttttgccgacattagggctccaatccctaagttgagatttttaggcatagggcctccattccctattcgccttttgtcaacattagggctccaatccctgagttgagatttttagacatagggtcttcattccctagtcgccttttgccaactttagggctccaatccctagtttatattttagacatagggcctctattccctagtcgcctttcttttccaacattagggcttcaatccctgagttgagatttttagacatagggccttcattctctagtcgcctttttgccaacatagggtataCACTCCCTAGTAGaggttattttagatatagggctccattccctaatctcttCCTCCTAAAGACACACAATCCTTATTTTACCGctttgaaaacaaaacaaaaaaaaattagattttagttacaaataacttacgaaatttttctagtgaaaactggggcagaaaaatttcgttcgtttgtttgttttggtgtctgagcaggtttggcCTCGAGGCACAAGGTCTGAGacaaccaaaagaatgagtctcaatccaaaataaagaaaagaagaaaaggagcaaaaaGAAATGAACTCAAAGTGTTGATGTGGAGAAAGATGTGGACtgttcaagatatgattgaagtcacaagcttcgcatgtcccgccttgatccgaaaagctgaagaagaatgaactagcagttgcagctaacgagcatcaagattcagatcagagtctgcaggaagaaccagtcAAGATCAAGGACAAGTTTcacaagactcatagataggaatcttgtaactcatagctgatagacTTGTTTAGTTTCTCTTTGATTTTTGATATAATAACAGGATCGCGGACCGGAGCCTTgacggaacctcactcgactccTCAACTCATCATTCCATCGTTTttcttgaactacacgcgacctgattcccttataacccgggatatgtaggctgtccaaaaccaagactcggttgcaccctttctcttttctcttatccttatttcttctcttttgaataaagatatgttcaaaaattagtcacatggatcatcttatctttgcttgaaaactcttcatgtttccaagcaaagaggggcagctgtgagcacctaatatttgacaatattttttttttttgtcacttcttctatgtaaatattttagggggttttaacatacaaatttttagctttgttatactttttattataggttaaaaatacaaaattttagaaggtgaattattactattaatattattttatttttattcttatttttaaataataataaaaaatccaaaaaatattaatttattttttaaattttcgggagagatttaaaaaaataagaaaaagggaagtatggaatataaaaaaaaagtaaaagtaggtggaattctcttttaaaaaagtaaaagaaagtgaaaaattaaaaaaataaaagtaaagttttgtggaaatttttaaaaataaaaagtaaaagaaagttggaattaaaaaaataatataaaggtagctgaaaattttaaaaaatttaaattaaaataaagtagaattttttaaagaaaattaaaagaaagtggattgttttttttaagaaaagtaaaataagtggaattctcttttaaaaaggtaaaaaaaaaagtggtattttaaataagataaaagtaattaaagttggaatttaaaaaataaaattaaagaaaggtggtaattctttttataaaaaaaggaaaacaaaatgtaagtgggatttcttttaaataaaaaaataaaaaataaaaaatctgattttttttgaaaattctcctataaatagaagagaaatatttgaagaaaagaagagaagagaagagggaagaatattgagagaaaataaattttcttcttctatgctaaagaggatttctactagttttattctttctacctatttctttcaacaaacaaaacatatagacattcattaccttgtttaaaaaaaaatacctcaaaaacaggagctaaatcacaccaaaaatcaaatccaaaagcttcaaactcaatttaaaagatagcccaaaatactagcccgaagaggtcgaagtcgagttcggttcgaaaggtttccgctcgttgcctctgattgtggttcatttgcacattaaatttgatggttgtttgctccatatgtattgaataagatcttcatctataaaaggttcattcttttcttaaccaatgtttccattatttttctttcaccgtatttccttttgatttgtatattatattttggttatctaccaacttgaaagatatgaacaaaaaaaatgaaggaagagcatcaagaaatagaattcgtgaaagacagaatgagtttcttcaatgagattgtagttcatagggaaagataggaaaatgtattcaaaatggagagagaacgatgtaatagcttggatccaaattaaaagatgttaagtcaatagcaaatttgataccgacatgggtgattaggtccataataactcaaatcatatatttcttcaataataattccatactcataaatcatgaccttgcaataatttcaaagtagttttaggaagaaacataatcatgaatatttgtagtttgctttaaattgaatacaatccttttagaataatcgaggcgcgtcatgccaaataaaatctcaaaactcatggccctcatttaattaattttaatccttagaaatcgaggcgtgccatttagttgaattttccatggccctagcaaacttgaaagtgcgtagttgctttaggcacactattttttaaaaaaaaaattaatttcctaaactcgggtgtgcattttatgtgacccaaatccaaatctcaacaacgttagataaaatgtgtcgtggactgcgggtgcatttcatgtgacgtggttcaatacgtgttttatatgacgttgaattttttcaaaaaaaaaaaattaattaaaagcggctaataagttaaaaatataccataggttgaaacatgttttaaaaatcagataataggccaattgtaatagtttaagcgaccgtgctagaaccacggaatccgggaatgcctaacaccttctcccgggttaacagaattccctactcagaatttctggttcgcagacttcaaaaggaaagtcgaaatttcctcgatttgggatttaaaataaatcggtgacttgggacaccaaataaactatcccaagtggcgactctgaattga
Proteins encoded in this window:
- the LOC138870043 gene encoding uncharacterized protein; translation: MKAQTLADHLAENPIDDEYQPLRTYFPDEEVNSVEAISEDTHAWKMFFDGAVNAKGVGIGAILISPTGQHYPATVRLRFFCTNNTAKYEACIMGINMAIDQNVKELLIMGDSDLIIRQAQGEWETRDVKLIPYKNHVEDLSKRFKSIEFRYIPCCHNELADALATLASMLPYPGNAHIDPLEIQIRERHGYCNTIEAAPNTQPWYHDIKKFLKTQEYPEQASGDQKRTIRRNTSGFFLSGDVLYKRNPDLNLLRCVDAEEAGRIIYEVQSKATMQEAGVTKMEKEMCKR